Proteins encoded together in one Planctomyces sp. SH-PL14 window:
- a CDS encoding TadE family protein codes for MTAHWILRAAPGLLALLAGAFALLALLYIRRRELSVRRLAYIVGNESGGVQSVSFVLTVPLFIFFVMFMVQIGQIMIGMMVVHYAAFAASRAAQVWIPASVPGTFVGLGPNEFPQDIDVRQPILLDGNTIAASSDRKREKIWTAAVLACAPIAPSRASRTATTSSFPLTQHLAALQTFYPRFDPAAATNGAIPARLANKLTYSAANTRVYLTLQDRSSGPPQSSETYNPSSHPDIPYRPYEAGWQDPAMLVVQHDFRILPGPARRFAQYVVDRYGRYPIRPNGSVYQITLSASTTLTIEGLKSVRPVTEPDPLSGQGTAP; via the coding sequence ATGACGGCGCACTGGATCCTCCGAGCAGCACCGGGCCTCCTGGCCCTCCTCGCCGGCGCCTTCGCCCTCCTGGCTCTTCTGTACATCCGCCGTCGCGAACTGAGCGTCCGCCGCCTCGCCTACATCGTCGGCAACGAGTCGGGCGGCGTGCAGAGCGTCAGCTTCGTCCTCACCGTGCCGCTCTTCATCTTCTTTGTCATGTTCATGGTCCAGATCGGACAGATCATGATCGGCATGATGGTGGTCCACTACGCCGCCTTCGCCGCCTCGCGGGCCGCGCAGGTCTGGATCCCCGCCAGCGTCCCCGGCACCTTTGTCGGCCTGGGGCCGAACGAGTTCCCCCAGGACATCGACGTCCGCCAGCCAATCCTCCTCGACGGCAACACGATCGCGGCCTCCTCGGACCGCAAGCGGGAGAAGATCTGGACCGCGGCCGTCCTGGCCTGCGCCCCCATCGCCCCCTCCCGCGCCTCGCGGACCGCCACGACATCCTCGTTCCCGCTCACACAGCACCTTGCCGCGCTCCAGACCTTTTACCCCCGCTTCGATCCCGCGGCGGCCACCAACGGCGCCATTCCCGCGCGGCTCGCCAACAAGCTCACCTACAGCGCCGCCAACACCCGCGTTTACCTCACGCTCCAGGACCGCTCCTCGGGGCCGCCGCAGAGCTCGGAAACCTACAACCCGTCGAGCCATCCGGACATCCCCTACCGCCCGTATGAAGCGGGATGGCAGGACCCCGCCATGCTCGTCGTGCAGCACGACTTCCGGATCCTTCCCGGCCCGGCCCGCAGGTTTGCCCAGTACGTCGTCGATCGCTACGGTCGCTACCCGATCCGCCCCAACGGAAGCGTCTACCAGATCACCTTGTCCGCCTCGACAACCCTGACCATCGAAGGGCTGAAGTCCGTCCGCCCGGTCACGGAACCTGATCCGCTTTCGGGCCAAGGAACCGCTCCCTGA
- a CDS encoding T6SS immunity protein Tdi1 domain-containing protein, which yields MQLTDYLLDQNDLDWQTAFGRWSWLVPSEFTLWIVSRFADCFLVLPDNSVHMLEVAGGTLTRLADSRDDFASRIDKGNNANEWLSIPLVDKLVASGVHLQPFQCYGFKQPPVLGGRYTLDNISPIPLVEYLCASGHIHEQLKDLPDGTSVRLETSP from the coding sequence ATGCAGCTGACCGACTACCTCCTCGATCAGAATGATCTCGACTGGCAGACGGCATTTGGTCGGTGGAGTTGGCTGGTCCCCAGCGAGTTCACGCTGTGGATCGTTTCACGCTTCGCGGACTGCTTTCTCGTTCTCCCGGACAACAGCGTCCACATGCTGGAAGTCGCCGGTGGAACGTTGACGCGCCTCGCCGACAGCCGGGACGACTTCGCCTCCCGGATCGACAAGGGAAACAATGCCAACGAGTGGCTGTCGATTCCGCTCGTCGACAAGCTGGTCGCCTCTGGGGTTCATCTACAGCCCTTCCAATGTTACGGCTTCAAACAGCCGCCCGTCCTGGGCGGAAGATATACTCTCGACAACATCAGCCCGATTCCCCTAGTCGAGTACCTCTGCGCCTCCGGACACATCCATGAGCAACTGAAGGACCTGCCGGATGGGACCTCCGTCCGACTTGAGACCTCGCCGTAG
- a CDS encoding patatin-like phospholipase family protein yields the protein MSFRILSIDGGGIRGIIPAALLQQLEADLGDRRLCDVFDIIAGTSTGSIIAAGLAIGKRASELLQLYEGQSDNALADESHVFKKWAGSSWNWFPYSEYRDPLYTASGIRSLLNTRLGNATMQSVKTRLLITAIDGQARTPRVFDSLEPTHQPLLLRDICTASSAAPVYFPGYQMRFEDNERVFFDGGMAANNPSTLAVGRAIKAGELPQDMTLVSMGTGSSGKGFPLGGCIDRGGFFWMRHLINWMFDMSSHHAEDLVRCWLPLDQYYRWQIPLTLANDKLDDCSKTNLDNLKLDASNYRGQDLPRWNRMVDCLKTAKNKAFTLDGVWDSEFTAVDMDGSEETYNDKVQITSSGNAYKGVTTDQTAEITYTFEGELKYPILTGKWRSSKRPFDGVFQFRIMADDVLRLEGRWIGSANVDLNYGRWVLTKPFGT from the coding sequence ATGTCTTTTCGCATTCTATCAATTGACGGCGGAGGAATTCGCGGGATCATTCCAGCAGCGCTTTTACAGCAACTGGAAGCCGATCTCGGAGACCGCCGACTTTGCGATGTCTTCGACATCATTGCTGGAACATCGACGGGATCCATTATTGCCGCGGGACTGGCGATCGGGAAGCGAGCCTCTGAGCTCTTGCAACTCTATGAAGGACAGTCCGACAATGCCTTGGCCGACGAGAGCCATGTTTTCAAGAAGTGGGCTGGCTCGTCATGGAACTGGTTCCCTTATTCGGAGTATCGAGACCCGCTCTACACCGCTTCCGGAATAAGAAGCCTTTTAAACACAAGGCTTGGCAATGCCACTATGCAAAGCGTGAAGACAAGGCTGTTGATTACGGCCATTGACGGACAGGCACGCACCCCCCGAGTTTTCGACAGCTTGGAACCAACGCATCAGCCATTGCTGCTTCGCGATATCTGCACAGCCTCTTCTGCAGCGCCGGTATATTTTCCTGGCTATCAGATGAGATTCGAAGACAATGAGCGAGTCTTCTTCGACGGTGGAATGGCCGCCAACAATCCTTCGACGTTGGCTGTCGGGCGGGCGATCAAGGCGGGCGAACTTCCGCAGGACATGACATTGGTTTCGATGGGGACCGGCTCCTCTGGCAAGGGCTTTCCACTCGGCGGATGCATAGACAGAGGCGGCTTCTTTTGGATGCGGCATCTCATCAACTGGATGTTTGACATGAGCAGCCATCACGCGGAAGATCTTGTCCGCTGCTGGTTGCCGTTGGACCAGTACTATCGCTGGCAAATTCCATTGACACTGGCGAACGACAAGCTTGACGACTGCTCGAAAACAAACCTCGACAATCTCAAGTTGGACGCCAGCAACTATCGAGGACAGGACCTCCCTCGCTGGAACAGAATGGTCGACTGCTTGAAGACGGCGAAGAATAAAGCATTCACACTCGATGGCGTATGGGACTCTGAGTTTACTGCCGTCGACATGGATGGCAGCGAAGAGACTTACAATGATAAAGTCCAGATCACCTCTTCGGGGAACGCTTACAAAGGCGTCACAACCGACCAGACAGCCGAAATCACGTACACATTTGAGGGAGAGCTAAAGTATCCGATTCTCACCGGGAAGTGGCGTAGCAGCAAGCGTCCGTTTGACGGAGTGTTTCAATTCCGCATCATGGCGGACGACGTGCTTCGACTGGAAGGACGATGGATCGGCTCGGCCAATGTGGACCTGAATTATGGGAGGTGGGTCTTAACAAAGCCGTTCGGCACCTGA
- a CDS encoding DUF1080 domain-containing protein has protein sequence MRLILLFCLLAWTPAGAEEWRELFNGRDLSGWKADYDPESFKVVDGTLRIQAAGEKSAHLFFVGSGPDEFVRFKNFELQAVVRAEPNSNGGIFVHADHELRDAARHLAKGYEIQLNSTEKEKRKTGSLYAIVDLAESPVKETDWFRVNVTVRDKRIVIQLDGQQVVDYTEPVNVERPPTRAGRRFSADGGAIALQAHDRGSVWYFKEIRVKPLP, from the coding sequence GTGCGATTGATCCTTCTGTTTTGCCTCCTGGCCTGGACGCCCGCCGGCGCGGAGGAGTGGCGGGAGCTGTTCAACGGCCGGGACCTGTCGGGTTGGAAGGCTGACTACGACCCAGAGTCGTTCAAGGTTGTCGACGGGACGCTCCGCATCCAGGCGGCCGGCGAGAAATCGGCGCACCTGTTCTTCGTAGGGAGCGGGCCTGACGAGTTCGTGCGATTCAAGAACTTCGAGCTGCAGGCGGTCGTGCGGGCCGAGCCCAACTCGAACGGGGGGATCTTCGTGCATGCCGATCACGAGCTGCGGGACGCGGCCCGGCATCTGGCGAAGGGCTACGAGATTCAGCTCAACAGCACCGAGAAGGAGAAGCGGAAGACCGGGAGCCTGTATGCGATCGTCGACCTGGCGGAGTCACCCGTTAAGGAGACCGACTGGTTCCGGGTCAACGTGACCGTCCGGGACAAGCGGATCGTGATCCAGCTCGATGGCCAACAGGTCGTCGACTACACGGAGCCGGTCAACGTGGAACGGCCACCGACCCGCGCGGGCCGGCGCTTCTCCGCAGACGGAGGCGCCATCGCTCTCCAGGCGCACGACCGGGGAAGCGTATGGTACTTCAAGGAGATCCGCGTCAAGCCGCTCCCCTGA
- a CDS encoding adenylate/guanylate cyclase domain-containing protein, whose product MLQLIVVGPEPRLRVRHPLLRGQAYTIGRTGDAQIPVPWEQSLSRLHVTLHVEDGSVRLVREPDARNPVYISGEEITEGRLSGGEAFVIGETQFAVSRGESESSSAKDSPVEEVVFTRKQLEQVRYEDPDRRIEVLSRLPDIIWGARSEAERDSRLVNLLLTGVRNAEAVAIVSMNKSGHVQLRSWERRRETAGAFRPSRRLIAETVEQSQTILHLWDSSDAVVHDYTVSGEFDWAYCTPVGEVRGQQCALYVGGRFAPLPGQDSRSGAPHLQADVKFTELLADVLNSIERQNRMEGTLSVLRQFLSPPILAAIERSGEGTFDTDILNPRECDVTVLFCDLRGFSHRAESSAGDLHGLLDRVSRALQLMTGEILAHGGVTGDFLGDAALGFWGWPFASDEAPLNACRAALAIRKAFAAIQQTPEHPLADFEMGIGIAHGRAVAGKIGTSDRVTVTVFGPVVNLASRLEGMTKQLRVPILLDEPTAEIARTRLSKEEGRTRRLARVLPYGMETPLVVTELLLPHADYPDLTDEHLAQYEQGVEHFIAGRWDQAYRCLHAMPSADQAQDFLTLRIAQHGRSAPPGWKGIVELPKQ is encoded by the coding sequence GTGCTGCAACTGATCGTCGTCGGTCCTGAGCCCAGGCTCCGCGTGCGGCATCCGCTTCTTCGGGGGCAGGCGTACACCATTGGCCGCACGGGGGACGCCCAGATCCCGGTCCCGTGGGAGCAGTCGCTCTCCCGCCTCCATGTGACGCTGCACGTCGAGGACGGCTCCGTGCGCCTCGTCCGCGAGCCCGACGCCCGCAACCCCGTCTACATCAGCGGCGAGGAGATCACCGAAGGGCGGCTCTCGGGGGGCGAGGCATTTGTCATCGGCGAGACGCAGTTTGCCGTCTCCCGCGGCGAGTCGGAGTCGAGCAGCGCCAAGGACTCGCCGGTCGAAGAGGTCGTCTTCACCCGCAAGCAGCTCGAACAGGTCCGGTACGAGGACCCCGACCGCCGGATCGAAGTCCTCTCGCGGCTCCCGGACATCATCTGGGGGGCGAGGTCGGAGGCGGAGCGGGACTCCCGGCTTGTGAACCTGCTCCTCACCGGAGTCCGCAACGCGGAGGCGGTCGCGATCGTCTCGATGAACAAGTCCGGCCATGTTCAGCTCCGCAGCTGGGAGCGGCGGCGCGAGACCGCCGGCGCTTTCCGTCCCAGTCGGCGGCTCATCGCGGAAACGGTCGAGCAGTCGCAGACGATCCTTCATCTGTGGGACAGCTCCGACGCCGTGGTCCACGACTACACGGTCTCGGGGGAGTTCGACTGGGCCTACTGCACGCCGGTCGGAGAAGTCCGGGGCCAGCAGTGTGCGCTGTACGTCGGGGGCCGCTTCGCCCCGCTCCCCGGCCAGGACTCGCGGTCGGGCGCTCCACACCTCCAGGCCGATGTCAAATTCACCGAGCTCCTGGCGGACGTCCTGAATTCGATCGAGCGGCAAAACCGGATGGAAGGGACGCTCTCGGTCCTGCGTCAGTTTCTCTCGCCCCCGATCCTCGCGGCGATCGAGCGTTCGGGTGAAGGGACGTTCGACACCGACATCCTCAATCCCCGCGAGTGCGACGTGACGGTCCTGTTCTGCGACCTCCGCGGCTTCAGCCATCGGGCCGAGTCATCGGCGGGGGACCTGCACGGCCTGCTCGACCGAGTGAGCCGGGCGCTGCAGCTCATGACGGGTGAGATCCTGGCGCACGGCGGCGTCACGGGGGATTTCCTCGGCGACGCGGCGCTGGGGTTCTGGGGCTGGCCCTTTGCCAGTGACGAGGCGCCGCTCAATGCGTGTCGGGCGGCGCTGGCGATCCGCAAGGCGTTCGCGGCGATCCAGCAGACGCCGGAGCATCCGCTGGCCGACTTCGAGATGGGGATCGGCATCGCCCACGGCCGAGCCGTCGCGGGGAAGATCGGGACGAGCGATCGGGTCACCGTGACGGTCTTCGGGCCCGTCGTGAACCTGGCCAGCCGCCTGGAAGGGATGACGAAGCAGCTCCGCGTTCCGATCCTGCTGGACGAGCCGACCGCCGAGATTGCGCGGACGCGGCTTTCGAAAGAGGAGGGGCGGACGCGGCGGCTGGCCCGGGTTCTGCCGTACGGGATGGAGACGCCGCTGGTGGTGACGGAGTTGCTGCTTCCGCATGCGGACTATCCGGACCTGACGGACGAGCATCTGGCCCAGTACGAGCAGGGGGTCGAGCACTTTATTGCCGGCCGTTGGGACCAGGCGTACCGGTGTCTGCACGCGATGCCTTCGGCGGATCAGGCGCAGGACTTTCTGACGCTGCGTATTGCCCAGCATGGACGTTCCGCACCGCCGGGCTGGAAGGGGATTGTCGAGCTCCCCAAGCAGTAG
- a CDS encoding citrate synthase, giving the protein MPDTLTIQDNRTGKTYEIPIVDGTIRSTDLKQIKTGADDFGLMAYDPAFLNTASTRSAITDIDGDKGILRYRGYPIEQLAEHSTYLEVAYLLLHGDLPNESQLQEWETSISQHTVVHENVKQLMEGFRYDAHPMGMFISTVAAMSTFYPDAKNVRDPECRMKQIHRLIAKAPTIAAFSYRHCQGRPYNYPHNRLGYTANFLAMMFKMTDNPYEPHQVLARALDILFILHADHEQNCSTNAMRAIGSSEADPYSALAGAAAALYGPLHGGANEAVLNMLQEIGHVKNVPGFIEEVKAGKRKLMGFGHRIYKNYDPRAKIIKRTADEVFAVTGRNPLLDIAIELEKIALNEEYFVKRKLYPNVDFYSGLIYEAMGLPMSIFPVLFAIPRAAGWLAQWSEMLQDSEQKIARPRQIYTGSDVRDYVPLGKRK; this is encoded by the coding sequence ATGCCCGACACGCTGACGATTCAAGACAACCGGACCGGCAAGACCTACGAGATTCCGATCGTCGACGGCACGATCCGCTCCACCGATCTGAAGCAGATCAAGACCGGTGCGGACGACTTCGGGCTGATGGCCTACGACCCGGCGTTCCTCAACACCGCGTCGACCCGCTCCGCCATCACCGACATCGACGGCGACAAGGGGATCCTCCGCTACCGCGGCTACCCGATCGAACAGCTCGCCGAGCACAGCACCTACCTTGAGGTTGCCTACCTCCTCCTGCACGGCGACCTCCCCAACGAGTCCCAGCTCCAGGAGTGGGAAACCTCGATCTCGCAGCACACCGTGGTGCACGAGAACGTCAAGCAGCTCATGGAGGGCTTCCGCTACGACGCACATCCCATGGGGATGTTCATCAGCACCGTCGCGGCGATGTCGACGTTCTATCCGGACGCCAAGAACGTCCGCGATCCCGAATGCCGGATGAAGCAGATCCACCGGCTGATCGCCAAGGCCCCCACGATCGCCGCCTTCTCGTACCGGCACTGCCAGGGCCGCCCGTACAACTACCCGCACAACCGCCTGGGCTACACCGCCAACTTCCTGGCGATGATGTTCAAGATGACCGACAACCCGTACGAGCCGCACCAGGTGCTCGCCCGGGCCCTCGACATCCTGTTCATCCTCCACGCCGACCACGAGCAGAACTGCAGCACGAACGCCATGCGGGCGATCGGCTCCTCGGAAGCGGACCCCTACAGCGCCCTCGCCGGCGCCGCGGCGGCCCTCTACGGCCCGCTCCACGGCGGCGCCAACGAGGCAGTCCTGAACATGCTTCAGGAGATCGGCCACGTCAAGAACGTGCCGGGCTTCATCGAAGAGGTGAAGGCGGGCAAGCGGAAGCTGATGGGCTTCGGCCACCGGATCTACAAGAACTACGACCCGCGGGCCAAGATCATCAAGCGGACGGCGGACGAAGTCTTCGCCGTCACGGGCCGCAACCCGCTTCTCGACATCGCGATCGAGCTCGAAAAGATCGCTCTCAACGAAGAGTACTTCGTCAAGCGGAAGCTCTACCCGAACGTCGACTTCTACTCCGGCCTCATCTACGAAGCGATGGGCCTCCCGATGTCGATCTTCCCGGTGCTGTTCGCCATCCCGCGTGCGGCCGGCTGGCTCGCCCAGTGGTCCGAGATGCTGCAGGACAGCGAACAGAAGATCGCCCGCCCCCGCCAGATCTACACCGGCAGCGACGTCCGCGACTACGTTCCGCTGGGCAAGCGCAAGTAG
- the carA gene encoding glutamine-hydrolyzing carbamoyl-phosphate synthase small subunit, whose product MSKPAKLALADGTVFTGQSFGADAEVCGEVCFNTSMTGYQEILTDPSYNGQIVCMTYPLIGNYGINSEDVESGRLAIRGFIAKEVCKEPSNYRSQESLSDYLKRNGIPGIEGIDTRALVRRLRVNGAMTGVLSSVDLDDASLVQKARSWNIVGHDLVREVSPKQASEWKDGVHDLERDPTTPKTFSGDKSGTLPHVVALDYGMKWNIPRHLAEMGCRVTVMPGTSSADEVLAQNPDGVFLSNGPGDPRPLDYAVETIQGLLGKKPVFGICLGHQLLGLALGGEIYKLKFGHRGGNQPVLNKDTGRVEITSQNHGFALAPDKLPSDVEVTHINLNDDTVEGIRSKSKGAFSVQYHPEASAGPHDSHYLFGEFRKMMVGAK is encoded by the coding sequence ATGTCGAAACCTGCGAAGCTGGCCCTGGCGGATGGGACAGTCTTTACGGGGCAGTCCTTCGGAGCGGATGCCGAAGTCTGCGGGGAAGTCTGCTTCAACACGAGCATGACGGGGTATCAGGAGATCCTGACCGACCCCTCCTACAATGGGCAGATCGTCTGCATGACGTATCCGCTCATCGGGAACTACGGCATCAATTCCGAAGACGTCGAGAGCGGACGGCTGGCGATCCGCGGCTTCATTGCCAAGGAAGTCTGCAAGGAGCCGAGCAACTACCGCTCGCAGGAATCGCTCTCCGACTACCTCAAGCGGAACGGCATCCCCGGCATCGAAGGGATCGACACACGGGCTCTCGTGCGGCGGCTGCGGGTGAACGGCGCCATGACCGGAGTCCTCTCTTCGGTCGATCTGGACGACGCTTCGCTCGTTCAAAAGGCCCGGAGCTGGAACATCGTCGGACACGACCTCGTTCGGGAGGTCTCTCCGAAGCAGGCGTCCGAGTGGAAGGACGGGGTTCACGATCTCGAACGCGATCCGACGACGCCCAAGACCTTCAGCGGTGACAAGTCCGGAACGCTGCCGCACGTGGTGGCTCTCGACTACGGCATGAAGTGGAACATCCCCCGGCACCTCGCCGAGATGGGCTGCCGTGTCACCGTCATGCCGGGGACCTCCTCGGCCGATGAAGTCCTGGCTCAGAACCCGGATGGCGTGTTCCTCTCGAACGGCCCCGGCGACCCGCGGCCCCTCGACTACGCGGTCGAGACGATCCAGGGACTGCTCGGGAAGAAGCCGGTTTTCGGGATCTGCCTGGGACACCAGCTCCTTGGGCTGGCTCTCGGCGGCGAGATCTACAAGCTCAAGTTCGGCCACCGCGGCGGGAACCAGCCAGTCCTCAACAAGGACACGGGCCGTGTGGAGATCACCTCGCAGAACCACGGTTTTGCTCTCGCGCCGGACAAGCTGCCGTCCGACGTGGAAGTGACCCACATCAACCTCAACGACGACACCGTCGAGGGGATCCGCTCGAAGTCCAAGGGGGCGTTCAGCGTGCAGTACCATCCGGAAGCGTCCGCGGGTCCGCACGACAGCCATTACCTGTTCGGCGAGTTCCGGAAGATGATGGTCGGGGCGAAGTAG
- a CDS encoding DUF4832 domain-containing protein codes for MTLLGPALRGMNLRFQFGRPSSRLVAAICAALVPSPATAEPRALAPASTPADNPLKGLVPYARPTPGRFPHSMEFSYLPLSDLMTGPETFDWQPLERLLDDVASRGNQLIFRVFLEYPDKQEGIPPFLVRQGLKVHAYQNTNTAPFPPAEVRTPDYADPRLRAALRTYIAALGARYDGDPRIAYITAGLLGTWGEWHTYPRGDLWAAKEVQDEVLTAYAKAFRQTPVLLRYPAGPGNGEQTANADRPFGYHDDSFAWATLETGRKQDDWFYLAALRQAGPAAVAKWKTQPIGGEIRPELWGKIFDARPGIPEAQDFAECVRQTHATWLMDTGMFQETPSPDRFRRAATQVQAMGYDFHVIRAEIARTGGELSVTADVVNRGVAPFYREWTLELGLLDGQGAVVSSEPVDWSLTRLLPEAPPRKWSARIGGAAAARHVALRVINPLKGGKVFHFANEDQNRHAPGWLTLGPVPTGQ; via the coding sequence ATGACGTTGCTCGGACCGGCCCTTCGTGGGATGAACCTCCGCTTCCAGTTCGGACGACCGTCGAGCAGGTTAGTTGCCGCGATCTGCGCCGCCCTCGTGCCATCTCCCGCGACCGCCGAGCCGCGAGCGCTCGCGCCCGCCTCCACGCCGGCCGACAACCCCCTCAAAGGCCTTGTCCCCTATGCCCGACCGACGCCAGGACGATTCCCGCACAGCATGGAGTTCAGCTACCTCCCGCTGAGCGATCTCATGACCGGACCGGAGACGTTTGACTGGCAGCCGCTGGAACGCCTGCTGGACGACGTCGCCTCGCGCGGCAACCAGCTCATCTTTCGAGTCTTTCTCGAGTACCCGGATAAACAGGAAGGGATCCCCCCGTTCCTCGTCCGACAGGGACTCAAGGTCCACGCCTACCAGAACACCAACACCGCTCCTTTCCCCCCGGCCGAGGTCCGCACACCCGACTACGCCGATCCCCGGCTGCGGGCCGCGCTGCGGACCTACATCGCGGCATTGGGAGCCCGCTACGACGGCGATCCGCGGATCGCCTACATCACCGCCGGGCTGCTCGGGACGTGGGGAGAGTGGCACACCTACCCGCGCGGGGATCTGTGGGCCGCCAAGGAGGTGCAGGACGAGGTCCTGACCGCCTACGCCAAAGCGTTCCGGCAGACCCCGGTGCTGCTCCGCTATCCCGCCGGCCCGGGGAACGGCGAGCAGACGGCCAACGCCGACCGGCCGTTCGGATACCACGACGACTCCTTTGCCTGGGCGACGCTGGAGACCGGACGGAAACAGGACGACTGGTTCTATCTGGCGGCCCTTCGGCAGGCGGGACCGGCCGCGGTGGCGAAGTGGAAGACGCAGCCCATCGGCGGCGAGATCCGGCCGGAACTGTGGGGAAAGATCTTCGACGCCCGGCCCGGGATCCCGGAAGCACAGGACTTCGCCGAATGCGTCCGCCAGACCCACGCGACGTGGCTGATGGACACGGGGATGTTTCAGGAGACGCCAAGCCCTGACCGGTTCCGCCGCGCCGCAACGCAGGTGCAGGCGATGGGGTACGACTTCCACGTCATCCGGGCAGAGATCGCGCGGACCGGCGGCGAACTGTCGGTGACGGCGGACGTGGTCAACCGAGGGGTCGCGCCGTTCTACCGGGAGTGGACGCTGGAGCTGGGGCTGCTGGACGGGCAAGGGGCGGTCGTGAGTTCGGAGCCGGTCGACTGGTCGCTGACCCGGCTGCTCCCGGAGGCGCCACCGCGGAAGTGGTCGGCGCGGATCGGCGGTGCCGCCGCGGCGCGGCATGTCGCGCTGCGGGTGATCAATCCCCTGAAAGGAGGCAAGGTGTTTCACTTCGCGAACGAAGACCAGAATCGCCATGCGCCGGGATGGCTGACGCTGGGGCCGGTTCCGACCGGCCAATGA
- a CDS encoding type I phosphomannose isomerase catalytic subunit translates to MPVVPPLPMSFVPYLRPQVWGSRHLETLGRNLPPNQPVGESWELSTHPMHISRVAMPAALAGQGFDRLWRSALTGRDSTEDAGDFPLLIKLLDCRDWTSIQLHPDDLQARQNAEGSPGKTEAWYVLHTEPDAELLLGTRPGVTAEDLAALTANAAGPPPVPDETLDRLFVRSRPSVGDFILIRPGVVHSCKGITAWEIQTPSDLTYRLFDWNRLGPDGRPRELHVAKALASVRWAAPKAVMTHWPGVLREQEQTPRFFRYLDAPFQVEHWTVGTKPFRLPPGPMRVLCTIRGELRLRGNGFEEEVPGIQLRLLPAGLEECWISARTGEAELLLVMPESSPSPGEAG, encoded by the coding sequence ATGCCCGTTGTTCCCCCCCTCCCGATGTCGTTCGTTCCCTACCTGCGACCGCAGGTCTGGGGCAGCCGACATCTGGAAACCCTCGGCCGGAACCTCCCCCCAAACCAGCCCGTCGGCGAGTCCTGGGAACTCAGCACCCACCCCATGCACATCAGCCGCGTCGCCATGCCGGCGGCGCTCGCAGGGCAAGGGTTCGATCGACTTTGGCGCAGCGCCCTCACCGGACGCGACTCCACCGAAGACGCGGGGGACTTCCCGCTCCTCATCAAACTCCTCGACTGCCGCGACTGGACGTCGATCCAGCTCCATCCCGACGACCTCCAGGCCCGCCAGAACGCCGAGGGCTCCCCCGGCAAGACCGAAGCCTGGTACGTCCTCCACACCGAGCCCGACGCCGAACTCCTCCTGGGGACGCGGCCGGGCGTGACCGCGGAGGACCTGGCGGCCCTCACCGCCAACGCCGCAGGCCCGCCTCCCGTCCCGGACGAAACCCTCGACCGACTCTTCGTCCGCAGCCGCCCCTCGGTCGGGGACTTCATCCTGATCCGTCCCGGAGTCGTCCACTCCTGCAAGGGGATCACGGCCTGGGAAATCCAGACCCCCTCGGACCTCACGTACCGCCTCTTCGACTGGAACCGCCTCGGCCCCGACGGCCGCCCGCGGGAACTCCATGTCGCCAAGGCCCTGGCCTCCGTCCGCTGGGCCGCTCCCAAAGCGGTGATGACGCACTGGCCCGGCGTCCTCCGGGAGCAGGAGCAGACTCCGCGGTTCTTCCGCTACCTCGACGCTCCGTTCCAGGTCGAACACTGGACCGTCGGCACCAAACCGTTCCGCCTCCCTCCCGGCCCGATGCGCGTCCTCTGCACGATCCGCGGCGAACTCCGCCTGCGGGGAAACGGCTTCGAGGAGGAGGTGCCGGGGATCCAGTTGCGGCTCCTCCCGGCCGGTCTCGAGGAGTGCTGGATCTCGGCCCGCACCGGCGAGGCGGAGCTGCTGCTCGTGATGCCGGAGTCGTCGCCGTCGCCGGGAGAAGCCGGCTGA